The DNA window GTGGCGATGCCCTTGGGATCGCGCATTGGGGAGTCGGCGCTCGTCGTGGTGATGTTGCCGCTGGTATCGACGCGCCGGATCGAGTAGCCCGTACCGTTGACGTGCGGGCTCGCATGGCAGCCGAGGCACTGACTCGGGCTCGGTTCCTGCCCGCCGACGACGCAGGCTTGAGCCGAGCGCTCCGGCGCGGACTGCACGAACATCACGACCACGATCACGGCGAAGATCGCGCCGATGACGCTCACGATGCGGATCAACAGCTTGCTGTCGGGGCTCTCGTTCTCGGTGGTAGGCAGTTCGCGGCTCCTTCGGGCGGACGTGCCGTGTGACTGGCTCAGGGCTATTGTTCCGCGCCGAAGGGCAGACGGCAACGCGTTCGCCCTCACGACGACGCGCTGCTGGCTGGGCGTCTCACTCGTCGGCGAAGATGACGGAGCGTAGGAGCTCGCTGAGCCGCGTTGCCAGTCCCACAGTGCGCGCGGCGTCTGACGGCGTCGCGAAAGGCGGCCGGATGGCGTCTCTCGCCCGGTCCATGCGCTCGGACAGGCGAGCGAACTCCGCGTCCGCCAGCATCGGGTCCACGATCCCCGACACGTCGTGGTCCAGGTTTCCCAGCGTGTCGCGAATCCCCTCCCAGCGCTCGCGGATGGATGCGGCGGTCTCACAAGCCCAGAGCCGCTCGATGCCGTCGCGCGTTTCGCCGTGGTCGATGTCGTAGCGACACCAGTCGAGCGAGGTCTTCATCTCGGCGGCGACACGCCCGAGCTCGTGGATGCGGTTCCCGGGCCAGAACAGCGCATCGCTGCCGGTCAGCTCCTGCGCCTCGGGATCTTGGACGCCCACCTGTCGCAGAGCGTCGAGGACGGAGTTGTAGGCGCGCTCCAGCGTGAAGCGCCACAGGGCCCCAGTCGCTGCCCAGAGCTCGCCAGCGGCGTCGCGGTCGAACGGACGCAGCCGCTCGATCTCGACCCAGAGGTCGATGGCTTCCGAGAGCCCCAGCCGCTCCGCCGCGACACGGAACTCCTTCTCACCGTTCACCCAGGCAAACGCGCGGCAGAAGTCGCCAGCGGCGTGGCACGCCTTGCCCCGTGCCACGCCAGCCTCGCCGGCCTGCAGATGGGCTTTCGCCTCAGTCAGGGGGTTCGTCTCGGCTTGGCGGAACCACCACTGGGCAGACGGGAGCACGAGTCGGCGGAAGCTCGTCAGACGCTGAAGCTCCGTCTGGACGCGCTCGATGAGCCCTGTCGGGTCGTAGAGGGCGACCTCGGGGCCCGCTCGCACCAGGCTGTCGAGCACGTACTCGAACGTCCACGTCCGTTCCGGTTCGTAGAAGTGCTTGGGCACGTGCACGAGCAGGTCGAGAAGGCTTTCCCGCTCCACGAAAATGAGGTCCGCCTTGATGCCGCCGACAACCCGGTGCTCCGCGAAGTGCTCCGGCAGAGCCCCGTCCATGACGGCGGCGATGTCCACGTCCGAGAAGGGCGTCAGTCCCCCGTGCGCCAGCGAGCCGTACAGGATAAGTCCCACGACGTTCGGCCGGTTCTCCAGCGTTGCGGCGAACGTCCGCGCGGTCGTCCAAAGCCGCTCGCGGAGGGCGTCTAGGTCATCGGTGACAGGCGTTGGCGAGTGCATCGGGTCTTCCGACTCCTTGACGGCAGCCCCGCGGGCGGGTCTCACCGGGCAGCGCCAGCATGGCTCGTCATTCCCGCGGCGGCGGGACCAGGCGGCGGCCATTCAGAGCCTGGGGCTCGTCAGCGTGAACGCCCGTGCGACCCCTCATCCTAGCCTTCTCCCACAAGGGGAGAAGGAACTGAATGCTCCCTCTCCCAACGCGGGAGAGGGCCGGGGTAAGGGGAATGGCACGAACCGGGGACGATCACGGCTCCCAGACGGTCGCGGCGATGTGGCGCTCACCTTCGGGCGT is part of the Candidatus Poribacteria bacterium genome and encodes:
- a CDS encoding nucleotidyltransferase domain-containing protein, encoding MAAAWSRRRGNDEPCWRCPVRPARGAAVKESEDPMHSPTPVTDDLDALRERLWTTARTFAATLENRPNVVGLILYGSLAHGGLTPFSDVDIAAVMDGALPEHFAEHRVVGGIKADLIFVERESLLDLLVHVPKHFYEPERTWTFEYVLDSLVRAGPEVALYDPTGLIERVQTELQRLTSFRRLVLPSAQWWFRQAETNPLTEAKAHLQAGEAGVARGKACHAAGDFCRAFAWVNGEKEFRVAAERLGLSEAIDLWVEIERLRPFDRDAAGELWAATGALWRFTLERAYNSVLDALRQVGVQDPEAQELTGSDALFWPGNRIHELGRVAAEMKTSLDWCRYDIDHGETRDGIERLWACETAASIRERWEGIRDTLGNLDHDVSGIVDPMLADAEFARLSERMDRARDAIRPPFATPSDAARTVGLATRLSELLRSVIFADE